A DNA window from Arachis duranensis cultivar V14167 chromosome 3, aradu.V14167.gnm2.J7QH, whole genome shotgun sequence contains the following coding sequences:
- the LOC107480382 gene encoding LOW QUALITY PROTEIN: bifunctional aspartate aminotransferase and glutamate/aspartate-prephenate aminotransferase (The sequence of the model RefSeq protein was modified relative to this genomic sequence to represent the inferred CDS: substituted 2 bases at 2 genomic stop codons), protein MEKKQSSAAAMGVDDSLNPRVDAVKPSRTVAISDQANALVQAGVPVIRLAAGEPDFDTPASMFPILCXLLTLNGYGYGXAGINAIREGHTRYTPNAGTLQLRQAISHKLKEENGITYAPDHIVLSNGAKQSLAQAVLAVCSPGDEVIIPAPYWVSYPEMARLADAVPVILPTSIDNHFLLDPKLLQSKITQRSRLLILCSPSNPTGSVYPKKLLQDIAHIVANHPRLLILSDEIYEHIIYAPATHTSFASLPGMWDRTLTVNGFSKAFAMTGWRLGYIAGPKHFVAACGKIQSQFTTGPNSIAQKAGVAALGLGYAGGEIVANMVKAFRERRDFLVKSFREMEGLKISEPQGAFYLFIDFSYYYGREAEGFGRIDDSESLCRYLLDKGQVALVPGSAFGDDTCVRISYAESLTILQEAVERIKKALAPLSSAALR, encoded by the exons ATGGAGAAGAAGCAGAGTAGTGCAGCGGCCATGGGGGTTGATGACTCCTTGAACCCACGAGTCGACGCCGTGAAGCCTTCAAGGACTGTGGCCATAAGCGACCAAGCAAACGCACTGGTTCAAGCTGGCGTCCCCGTTATTCGCCTGGCCGCCGGGGAGCCCGATTTCGACACTCCCGCTTCCATGTTTCCAATTCTGTGCTGACTCCTCACTCTTAATGGTTATGGTTATGGATAGGCTGGGATTAATGCAATTCGTGAAGGCCATACAAGGTACACCCCGAATGCCGGAACATTACAATTACGCCAGGCTATTTCTCATAAGCTCAAAG AGGAGAACGGGATCACTTACGCCCCTGATCATATTGTGCTTAGTAATGGAGCCAAGCAGAGTCTTGCCCAGGCCGTTCTTGCAGTTTGCTCCCCGGGAGACGAG GTCATTATTCCTGCTCCATATTGGGTGAGTTACCCAGAAATGGCAAGATTGGCTGATGCTGTACCTGTTATTCTTCCAACATCAATAGATAATCATTTCCTTTTGGACCCCAAACTCCTTCAATCCAAAATTACTCAAAGATCAAGGCTTCTCATTCTTTGCTCGCCATCTAACCCAACAGGATCTGTCTACCCCAAGAAATTACTTCAAGACATAGCCCACATTGTAGCAAACCACCCCAGGCTTCTG ATTCTCTCTGATGAGATTTACGAGCATATAATTTATGCACCAGCAACTCATACAAGCTTTGCATCACTACCAGGAATGTGGGACAGAACCTTAACTGTGAACGGATTTTCCAAG GCCTTTGCAATGACTGGATGGCGGCTTGGATATATTGCTGGTCCAAAACATTTTGTTGCAGCATGTGGAAAGATTCAAAGTCAG TTCACTACAGGGCCCAATAGCATAGCTCAGAAAGCTGGAGTTGCAGCGTTAGGACTAGGCTATGCTGGTGGGGAAATTGTAGCTAATATGGTGAAAGCATTTCGGGAGCGCCGAGATTTCTTGGTTAAAAGTTTTAGGGAAATGGAGGGTCTTAAAATATCAGAACCCCAG GGGGCATTTTATCTATTCATTGATTTCAGCTACTACTATGGAAGAGAAGCTGAAGGATTTGGTAGAATTGATGATTCGGAGTCCCTTTGTCGATATCTTTTGGATAAGGGCCAG GTGGCCTTGGTGCCTGGGAGTGCATTTGGAGATGATACTTGTGTTCGGATATCATATGCAGAATCCCTTACTATCCTTCAAGAAGCTGTGGAGAGAATTAAGAAAGCACTCGCCCCTCTCAGCTCTGCTGCACTCCGTTAA
- the LOC107480389 gene encoding protein SOSEKI 2 produces MEVGSERERLWRSKRETSPERVKTWRLKGPGPGPSPRCSGSRKVQVVYYLSRNGLLEHPHLMELTLLPSQLPLRLKHVFDRLMALRGTAMPLQYSWSSKRKYVLKGSQLLQPSTERQGYAYDDVDDDEEEQGDKTSSTTTPHSRCSRGVSTEELLHINTSTISEALGAAPVPGAATLAEKLNHQGNERRVLEDEGATPSRHSVLLQLIACGSSALESNVGTTKKRETVGKLQCEDKEYFSGSLLESMKAQAQAQAPSPLEPQLTRSNSYDEQRRSSRLRMEENEGGEGGGLIHKCIPRKKSSSK; encoded by the exons ATGGAAGTTGGTTCAGAAAGGGAAAGATTATGGAGGAGCAAGAGAGAGACGAGCCCTGAGCGTGTAAAAACGTGGAGGTTGAAGGGTCCCGGTCCCGGTCCCAGTCCTCGTTGTTCAGGTAGCAGGAAGGTTCAAGTTGTTTACTACCTCTCCCGAAACGGGCTCTTAGAGCATCCACACTTGATGGAACTTACCCTTCTGCCCTCGCAACTACCTCTTCGCTTGAAGCACGTGTTTGATCGCCTCATGGCTCTCAGAGGCACTGCCATGCCCTTGCAATACTCATGGTCTAGTAAAAGGAAGTATGTACTCAAAGGATCTCAGCTTCTTCAACCTTCCACCG AACGCCAAggatatgcatatgatgatgttgatgacGATGAGGAGGAGCAGGGAGATAAAACGAGTTCCACAACCACACCCCATTCTCGCTGCTCCAGAGGTGTATCCACCGAAGAACTCCTTCACATCAACACAAGTACAATTTCGGAAGCACTTGGCGCTGCCCCTGTTCCAGGTGCTGCTACTCTGGCTGAAAAGCTGAACCACCAAGGTAATGAGCGGAGAGTGTTAGAAGATGAAGGAGCAACACCGAGTCGTCACTCGGTTCTGCTGCAGCTGATAGCGTGCGGTAGCTCCGCTTTGGAGAGCAATGTGGGGACCACCAAGAAAAGGGAGACTGTGGGGAAGTTGCAATGTGAAGATAAGGAATACTTCAGTGGCAGCCTCCTCGAATCCATGAAAGCCCAAGCCCAAGCCCAAGCCCCATCCCCATTGGAGCCACAACTCACCAGATCTAATTCCTACGACGAACAAAG ACGAAGCAGCAGGCTGAGAATGGAAGAAAAcgagggaggagaaggaggggGACTCATCCACAAATGCATTCCTCGCAAGAAATCATCTTCCAAGTGA
- the LOC127745580 gene encoding uncharacterized protein LOC127745580, producing MDYGWNTLGINRGSLPRILQKLGVFSSKWVKKLFYKILITVVSTDVKYDTFVLAADEDIRVLFHCVRSFPEVRIHELFVKLEVGVDSSGASAPAHSSTAAGGASSSMPTVRPSVPLVAFPSFAADLDQTEVVGSVPLENAGVFEQAYEVGTGGGLLPDMQGFGEPDRVENAMCDDDSDQEPVDIIGDSNDDTGANPHAQHGPSSSGTQQYPPHFSTLNLEALGPQADCGPTNKDEVVLSVKDYSIRRGVEYRVIESDHLKYHRKCKEFGKGCTWLICVALRARKGTWEVRRYNSLHTCLTTSISSDHHQLDYHIICVMILSLVKADAVVTVKVLQQATEADYGFKPSYRKVWMAKQKAVAQIYRNWEESYAELPRWMLGVQSTMPGIVTVLKTSPVWLGGEVDESTVYFHRLFWTFSPCIEAFRHCKSLVSIDGTHLYGKYGGTLLLAIAQDGNSNILPIAFALVEEENAESWSFFLSNLRAHVTPQEGILVISDRHHGIKAAL from the exons ATGGATTATGGTTGGAACACATTAGGCATAAATCGTGGTAGcctcccacg CATCTTGCAGAAGCTTGGGGTGTTTAGTAGCAAGTGGGTGAAGAAGCTATTCTACAAGATTCTCATCACAGTTGTCTCGACCGATGTTAAGTATGATACCTTTGTGCTAGCGGCTGATGAAGATATTAGGGTTCTATTCCATTGTGTTAGGAGTTTTCCAGAGGTCAGAATACACGAGTTGTTCGTGAAGTTGGAGGTTGGTGTCGATAGTTCTGGGGCATCAGCTCCAGCACATAGCTCGACTGCCGCGGGCGGTGCGTCTAGTTCGATGCCTACGGTGAGACCATCCGTTCCACTGGTAGCATTCCCTTCATTCGCGGCTGATTTAGATCAAACAGAGGTTGTTGGTTCTGTACCTTTGGAGAATGCAGGGGTCTTTGAGCAGGCGTATGAAGTGGGCACCGGTGGTGGCTTGCTACCTGATATGCAAGGCTTTGGAGAACCTGATCGAGTAGAGAATGCAATGTGTGACGATGACTCTGACCAGGAGCCTGTAGATATCATTGGGGACAGCAATGATGACACAGGTGCCAATCCACATGCACAGCATGGGCCTTCAAGTTCTGGCACTCAGCAGTATCCTCCACACTTCTCCACACTAAACTTGGAGGCTCTGGGTCCACAGGCGGACTGTGGTCCTACA AATAAAGATGAGGTTGTGCTGAGTGTGAAGGACTATAGCATCCGCCGAGGTGTTGAGTACAGAGTCATCGAATCAGATCATCTTAAGTATCATAGAAAATGCAAGGAGTTTGGCAAGGGTTGTACTTGGTTGATTTGCGTAGCGTTGCGTGCACGAAAGGGCACTTGGGAGGTTAGGAGGTACAACAGTCTACACACTTGCTTGACAACCTCTATTTCCAGTGATCACCATCAGCTGGATTACCACATTATCTGTGTGATGATTCTTTCGTTGGTTAAGGCAGATGCTGTGGTGACGGTAAAGGTATTGCAACAAGCTACAGAAGCCGATTATGGTTTCAAGCCTAGTTACAGGAAGGTTTGGATGGCGAAGCAAAAGGCAGTGGCACAAATATATAGAAATTGGGAAGAGTCGTATGCGGAGTTGCCACGTTGGATGTTAGGGGTACAGTCAACCATGCCTGGGATAGTTACTGTGTTGAAGACCTCTCCTGTTTGGCTTGGGGGTGAGGTTGATGAGTCCACGGTGTACTTTCATCGACTTTTCTGGACATTTTCACCCTGTATCGAGGCATTCCGGCATTGCAAGTCCCTCGTGAGTATTGACGGTACCCACTTGTATGGCAAGTATGGAGGGACGCTACTGCTGGCGATAGCACAGGATGGGAACTCGAACATCCTCCCGATAGCCTTCGCCCTTGTGGAGGAAGAAAACGCAGAGTCATGGTCATTCTTCTTGTCCAACCTACGAGCGCATGTGACGCCACAAGAGGGTATCCTTGTTATCTCTGACAGGCATCATGGCATCAAGGCAGCACTATAG
- the LOC107480390 gene encoding protein NEN4, giving the protein MDSFNVENAPEIVFFDLETNVPKKGGERFWVLEFGAIVVSPHKLTEVESYSTLIKPEDLSVVPVRSSRSHGITRAAVEKAPSFEDVADRIFSILDGRVWAGHNIQRFDCVRIKESFDQINRPAPIPIGIIDSLGVLTDKFGRRAGNMKMATLASYFGLGQQKHRSLDDVRMNLEVLKHCATVLFLESSLPSTLHSNWNGCSSSTIMTRSRSYGKSPSREDTSRKSPPSSLLGYQRTVPYARGSLGKMAESVKGLVSKAQGQPTINQILKHSHSLLR; this is encoded by the exons ATGGATTCATTCAATGTTGAAAATGCACCCGAGATTGTGTTCTTTGATTTGGAAACCAACGTGCCCAAGAAGGGTGGAGAACGGTTCTGGGTGTTGGagtttggagccattgttgtgAGCCCCCACAAGCTCACGGAGGTTGAGAGCTACAGCACCTTGATCAAACCCGAAGACCTATCCGTGGTGCCAGTGAGGTCCAGCAGAAGCCACGGAATAACTCGCGCTGCTGTGGAGAAAGCTCCCTCCTTTGAGGACGTTGCAGACAGGATATTCAGCATTCTTGATGGCAGGGTCTGGGCTGGTCACAACATCCAGAGATTCGACTGTGTTCGTATCAAAGAATCCTTTGATCAAATTAACAGGCCTGCGCCTATCCCAATTGGAATCATCGATTCTTTGGGTGTTCTAACTGACAAGTTTGGGAGAAGAGCCGGTAACATGAAG ATGGCAACGTTGGCTTCTTATTTTGGCTTGGGTCAACAAAAGCACAG GAGCCTAGATGATGTTCGCATGAACTTGGAGGTTCTTAAGCATTGTGCTACGGTGTTGTTTCTG GAATCAAGTCTGCCAAGCACATTGCATAGCAACTGGAATGGGTGCTCGAGTTCGACCATTATGACTCGAAGCAGAAGTTATGGGAAATCGCCCTCCAGAGAAGACACAAGCAGAAAATCTCCTCCATCTTCTTTATTAGGATATCAGAGGACAGTACCCTATGCCAGGGGAAGTTTAGGAAag ATGGCTGAGAGTGTGAAGGGCCTAGTCTCTAAAGCCCAAGGGCAACCAACTATTAACCAAATATTAAAGCATTCTCATTCACTTCTAAGATGA